Proteins co-encoded in one Verrucomicrobiota bacterium genomic window:
- the galE gene encoding UDP-glucose 4-epimerase GalE, with translation MNVLVAGGAGYIGSACVEFLCDAGHRVSVLDDLSEGHRQAIDPRSRFFHACLADREATREAVRQSEAEAILHLAAFALVGESMTHPGKYFFNNISCGLNLLEAAVACRVRKIVFSSTCATYGIPAALPMTESTPQNPINPYGESKRSFERILHWFREAHGLDFVAFRYFNAAGATPRFGEHHRVETHLIPNLLKVALGQAAEAMIFGTDYPTPDGTCVRDYIHVLDIARAHALALQSGASGFYNLGSGSGCSVREVLHACEAASGRTIPVKAMPRRPGDPPVLIASPEKVRLELGWIPTHTSVREIVASAWAWHQRHPHGYHS, from the coding sequence ATGAACGTGCTCGTTGCCGGAGGCGCCGGCTACATCGGCTCGGCCTGCGTGGAATTCCTCTGTGATGCCGGCCATCGGGTGTCAGTCCTCGACGACCTCTCCGAAGGACATCGCCAAGCCATCGATCCGCGCTCCCGGTTTTTCCACGCATGCCTGGCTGATCGCGAGGCGACGCGTGAAGCCGTCCGCCAATCCGAGGCCGAGGCGATCCTCCACCTTGCGGCCTTCGCGCTGGTCGGCGAATCCATGACTCATCCGGGGAAGTATTTTTTTAACAACATCTCGTGCGGTCTGAATTTGCTGGAAGCCGCCGTGGCCTGCCGGGTTCGTAAAATTGTTTTCTCTTCGACCTGCGCCACTTATGGCATCCCCGCCGCGCTCCCGATGACCGAATCGACTCCGCAGAATCCCATCAATCCCTACGGCGAATCCAAACGATCCTTCGAGCGGATCCTGCACTGGTTTCGCGAGGCCCACGGGTTGGATTTCGTCGCGTTTCGCTACTTCAATGCGGCTGGAGCCACTCCCCGCTTTGGCGAGCATCACCGCGTCGAAACCCACCTCATCCCCAACTTGCTCAAAGTCGCCCTCGGCCAGGCCGCCGAGGCAATGATCTTCGGGACGGATTACCCCACACCCGACGGCACCTGTGTCCGTGACTACATCCATGTCCTGGATATCGCCAGGGCACACGCCTTGGCTCTGCAATCAGGCGCATCCGGATTCTACAACCTGGGGTCCGGATCGGGATGCTCGGTCCGCGAAGTGCTCCATGCATGCGAAGCGGCTTCGGGCAGGACCATCCCCGTGAAGGCAATGCCCCGGCGTCCGGGTGATCCGCCCGTCTTGATCGCTTCGCCCGAAAAAGTGCGCCTCGAACTCGGCTGGATCCCCACCCACACCTCGGTTCGGGAGATCGTCGCCAGTGCCTGGGCTTGGCACCAACGCCACCCCCACGGCTATCATTCGTAG
- a CDS encoding DNA topoisomerase IV subunit A: MADKKKHDPNQPELIPSGAATGAGKRETESPAPAHLSGGESHVVAEAGAVGLATHRPFEPAKTELALHKRVNTNFLEYASYVIRDRAIPHLADGLKPVQRRIMWGLHEKDDGRFIKVANIAGHCMQYHPHGEASIGDALVVLANKRYLIEGQGNFGNIYTGDAAAAPRYIECRLTELARRELFHDEITDFVSSYDGRAKEPIVLPCKLPLLLMLGAEGIAVGLSVRILPHNFPELLQAQMAILRNQPFKLLPDFQTGGLMDAREYADGQGSIKVRARIKERDGESVVITEIPPTTTTDSLIGSIEDAARKGKIKIRSIQDFTSEKVEIEVRAPQGVSTEKLMDALYAFTDCEVSISSRIAVIKDKRPVEMTVSEVLRENTSQLLGLLRRELELKEKQLGDELHAKTLVRIFIENRLYKRIETCQTQESVNAAIVEGFKPHRKEMRRDLSGEDLEMLLGVRIRRISLFDIAKHKEEIEKIEGELASTRKHLKNISAYALQRLQGLLDAFGPLYPRQTRSSRYDEVDAKEVAFKAFKVAYDRESGYLGYKVSGEEYRVDCTKFDKLLLVFKDGHYRVVELPEKLFVGPDLIYAAVPDRDQVMTLAYTNREATYLKRFTFGGTILNKEYECIPPKSKILFFDAGTPETLYIKYKPAPYQKIHQQTCHPSEVAVKGAKTRGNQISIKDVSSIGSKPPRGWDSEAPMSKLQFA, from the coding sequence ATGGCCGACAAGAAAAAGCACGATCCGAATCAACCGGAACTCATCCCGAGCGGGGCCGCCACGGGGGCGGGCAAGCGTGAAACCGAGTCTCCCGCCCCCGCCCATCTTTCCGGGGGTGAGAGCCACGTGGTGGCGGAGGCTGGAGCGGTGGGGCTTGCCACGCATCGTCCCTTCGAGCCCGCCAAGACCGAATTGGCGCTGCACAAACGGGTGAACACGAACTTTCTGGAGTACGCGTCCTATGTGATTCGCGACCGCGCCATTCCCCATCTCGCGGACGGATTGAAACCGGTTCAGCGGCGCATCATGTGGGGCCTGCACGAGAAGGATGACGGACGGTTTATCAAGGTGGCGAACATCGCCGGGCACTGCATGCAGTATCATCCGCATGGGGAAGCGTCGATCGGGGACGCGCTGGTGGTTCTGGCCAACAAGCGTTACTTGATCGAGGGTCAGGGGAACTTCGGCAACATTTATACCGGGGACGCCGCCGCGGCGCCTCGTTATATCGAATGCCGTCTCACCGAGCTGGCGCGACGGGAACTCTTCCACGATGAAATCACGGACTTCGTATCGAGTTACGACGGCCGCGCCAAGGAGCCCATCGTTCTACCGTGCAAACTGCCCTTGCTGCTGATGCTGGGGGCGGAGGGCATTGCGGTGGGGCTCTCGGTGCGCATTCTGCCTCACAATTTTCCGGAGTTATTGCAGGCTCAGATGGCGATTCTGAGAAATCAGCCGTTCAAACTGCTTCCGGACTTTCAGACGGGCGGCCTGATGGACGCGAGGGAGTATGCCGACGGCCAGGGGAGCATCAAGGTGCGGGCCCGGATCAAAGAGCGGGATGGTGAATCGGTGGTGATCACCGAGATCCCTCCGACCACCACGACCGATTCACTGATTGGGTCCATCGAGGACGCCGCGCGCAAGGGCAAGATCAAGATTCGCAGCATTCAGGATTTCACTTCGGAGAAAGTGGAGATCGAGGTGCGTGCTCCGCAGGGCGTGAGCACCGAAAAGTTGATGGATGCCCTTTACGCGTTCACCGACTGCGAAGTCTCCATCTCGAGCCGGATCGCGGTGATCAAGGACAAGCGGCCGGTGGAGATGACGGTGTCCGAGGTTTTGCGGGAGAATACGTCTCAATTGCTCGGCTTGCTCCGGCGGGAGTTGGAGCTGAAGGAAAAGCAACTGGGCGATGAGTTGCACGCCAAGACCCTGGTGCGGATTTTTATCGAGAATCGTCTCTACAAGCGGATCGAGACCTGCCAGACGCAGGAGTCTGTGAACGCGGCCATCGTCGAGGGGTTCAAGCCGCATCGAAAGGAGATGAGGCGCGACCTGAGCGGCGAGGATTTGGAGATGCTGCTGGGCGTCAGAATTCGCCGGATTTCCCTTTTTGACATCGCGAAGCACAAGGAGGAGATCGAAAAGATCGAGGGCGAACTGGCTTCGACACGCAAGCATCTCAAGAACATCAGCGCCTATGCCCTGCAGAGGTTGCAAGGCCTGCTCGATGCCTTCGGCCCGCTTTATCCCCGGCAGACCCGGTCGAGCCGGTATGACGAGGTGGACGCCAAGGAGGTCGCGTTCAAGGCGTTCAAGGTAGCGTATGACCGCGAGTCCGGCTATTTGGGTTACAAGGTTTCGGGCGAGGAGTATCGGGTGGACTGCACGAAATTTGACAAGCTGCTTCTCGTGTTCAAGGACGGTCATTACCGCGTGGTCGAACTGCCGGAGAAACTGTTTGTCGGGCCCGACTTAATTTACGCGGCGGTGCCGGACCGGGATCAAGTGATGACGCTGGCCTACACCAACCGGGAGGCGACGTATCTGAAGCGTTTTACTTTTGGAGGCACCATTTTGAACAAGGAATACGAGTGCATTCCGCCCAAATCGAAAATTCTGTTCTTCGACGCCGGCACGCCGGAAACTCTTTACATCAAGTACAAACCCGCTCCGTATCAGAAGATCCACCAGCAGACGTGCCATCCATCGGAGGTGGCGGTGAAAGGGGCAAAAACCCGCGGCAACCAGATCTCGATCAAGGATGTTTCCTCGATCGGAAGCAAACCTCCGCGCGGATGGGATTCGGAAGCGCCGATGTCGAAACTTCAGTTCGCCTAG
- a CDS encoding M20/M25/M40 family metallo-hydrolase, with product MKAVRAMRFRVESFFGRQGGRTFLRGAWLGSRVWVLVFALAAGSPVTNGESGAEEFRVPGDLAQRLERLRESAWRSNRAMERLAYLCDRFGPRLSGSTNLEAAIDWILGELKADGFDRVTGEPVEVTRWVRGKESLRMLSPHAMELPMLGLGGSVGTAPEGLVADCLVVTNFAELRARESEVRGRIVLFNAAFTSYGETVSYRVQGAIAAAKAGAVASLVRSVAPYSLRTPHTGMMSYDPAVTKIPHAAIAAEDADRLMREQQRGTRLRLELNMSARTDPNPARSRNVVADLLGSESPGEIVVMGGHIDSWDVGQGAQDDGGGCMAAWEVMRLVKELGLRPKRTMRLVLWTNEENGLGGAKAYVEAHRQEMAHHVLAFESDEGIFAPTGFRFTGSERGMKLLRGLLPLVQPAAAARIDVGARPADAAQMIPEGVPVLDLKGDRDRYFWFHHTEADTVDKVSPSDMRQCVAAMAILLFGVADHPVRLPR from the coding sequence ATGAAAGCGGTTCGCGCAATGCGATTTCGGGTGGAGTCATTCTTTGGACGCCAGGGAGGCAGAACCTTCCTCCGGGGCGCATGGCTGGGGAGCCGGGTCTGGGTGCTGGTGTTCGCCCTGGCGGCGGGATCACCGGTCACGAACGGGGAGAGTGGTGCGGAGGAATTTCGCGTGCCGGGGGACTTGGCTCAACGCTTGGAACGGTTGCGGGAATCCGCGTGGCGTTCGAATCGCGCCATGGAACGGTTGGCGTATCTCTGCGATCGATTCGGGCCGCGCCTGAGCGGGTCCACCAATCTGGAAGCGGCGATCGACTGGATTTTGGGGGAATTGAAGGCGGATGGATTCGACCGGGTGACGGGGGAGCCGGTGGAAGTGACGCGGTGGGTGAGAGGCAAGGAATCGTTGCGGATGCTCTCACCCCACGCGATGGAACTCCCGATGCTGGGCTTGGGGGGTTCGGTGGGCACCGCTCCAGAAGGACTCGTGGCAGACTGCTTGGTCGTCACCAATTTTGCCGAACTGCGGGCCAGGGAATCGGAAGTTCGAGGACGCATCGTGCTCTTCAACGCTGCTTTCACTTCCTATGGCGAAACGGTGAGTTACCGGGTGCAAGGAGCGATTGCCGCCGCAAAAGCCGGGGCGGTGGCCAGCTTGGTGCGGTCGGTGGCCCCGTATTCCCTTCGCACTCCCCACACGGGCATGATGAGTTACGATCCCGCGGTGACGAAGATTCCGCACGCGGCCATCGCGGCGGAAGACGCCGACCGGTTGATGCGGGAGCAACAGCGGGGGACAAGATTGCGGCTGGAATTGAACATGTCCGCGCGCACCGACCCCAATCCCGCCCGATCGCGCAATGTCGTGGCGGACCTGCTTGGGTCGGAGTCTCCCGGGGAGATTGTCGTGATGGGAGGTCATATTGATTCGTGGGATGTGGGGCAGGGGGCACAAGACGATGGCGGCGGATGCATGGCGGCCTGGGAAGTCATGCGGTTGGTGAAGGAGTTGGGGTTGCGCCCCAAGCGAACGATGCGTTTGGTGCTCTGGACGAACGAGGAGAACGGGTTGGGAGGCGCCAAGGCCTACGTGGAGGCGCATCGGCAAGAAATGGCGCATCACGTGCTGGCGTTCGAATCGGACGAGGGAATTTTTGCTCCGACCGGTTTTCGTTTCACAGGCAGTGAGCGAGGGATGAAGTTGTTGCGGGGGTTGCTGCCCCTGGTGCAACCGGCAGCCGCCGCGCGGATCGACGTCGGGGCTCGTCCGGCGGACGCGGCGCAGATGATTCCCGAGGGCGTGCCGGTGTTGGACCTCAAGGGCGATCGGGATCGATATTTCTGGTTTCACCATACGGAGGCGGACACGGTGGACAAGGTGAGTCCGTCGGATATGCGCCAGTGTGTGGCGGCGATGGCGATCTTGTTGTTTGGGGTAGCGGACCATCCGGTGCGGCTTCCGCGATGA
- a CDS encoding glycosyltransferase, which yields MPKPKLLILIPAYNEESRIGPTLERFGRYYQGDFPMETRVVVVLNGCRDNTLGVVQSVAAQYPCIGWTVFNAAIGKGGAIIEGLKLSHTADLIGFVDADGATGPESFGNLARGCLEPGVDCVVGSRRVPGSIIHQAQPSNRLLASKVFHFIVEALFHMGIKDTQCGAKVMRQAAVMRIHESLHIADMAFDINLLYCLKRSGYRLKESPVEWTDHLGSTVRYFRTSLVMFLSVCRLRLVHSPFRFLLRWARPLVARIYISLRNPPPLEAPTPDVPTIYQVGKEQTPTSGT from the coding sequence ATGCCGAAACCGAAACTCCTCATCCTCATTCCCGCCTATAATGAGGAGTCTCGCATCGGCCCCACGCTGGAACGCTTCGGACGCTATTATCAAGGTGATTTTCCCATGGAAACCCGGGTCGTCGTCGTCCTGAACGGTTGCCGCGACAACACTCTGGGAGTCGTGCAGTCCGTCGCCGCCCAATACCCTTGCATCGGATGGACCGTGTTCAACGCGGCCATCGGCAAAGGCGGCGCCATCATCGAGGGACTGAAGCTCAGCCACACGGCGGATCTCATCGGGTTCGTGGACGCGGATGGAGCGACCGGCCCGGAATCTTTTGGAAATCTGGCGCGGGGCTGCCTGGAACCCGGGGTGGATTGCGTGGTGGGCTCCCGCCGTGTCCCCGGCTCGATCATCCACCAAGCCCAGCCCAGCAATCGTCTTCTCGCCAGCAAAGTGTTTCATTTCATCGTCGAAGCGCTTTTTCACATGGGAATCAAAGACACGCAATGCGGCGCCAAGGTCATGCGGCAGGCGGCCGTCATGCGCATCCACGAGTCCCTCCACATCGCCGACATGGCCTTTGACATCAACCTGCTCTACTGCTTGAAACGATCGGGCTATCGCCTCAAGGAGTCTCCGGTGGAATGGACCGATCACCTCGGATCGACCGTGCGCTATTTCCGAACGTCTCTGGTGATGTTTTTGTCCGTTTGCCGGCTCCGTTTGGTCCATTCTCCTTTCCGTTTCCTCCTGCGCTGGGCTCGTCCGCTGGTGGCGCGCATTTACATTTCCCTCCGGAATCCGCCACCGCTTGAAGCTCCCACTCCCGATGTCCCCACCATCTATCAAGTGGGGAAAGAACAAACCCCGACCTCGGGAACCTGA
- a CDS encoding quinonprotein alcohol dehydrogenase produces the protein MIPFALRTLALSCLLAGSALAAAGEKHWTQFRGNRGDGSTLANGLPLHWSDTRNIAWKTPVHGRAWSSPVIYDQTIWITTASEDGRALSLLSVNGKTGAIVSDRKLFDVVQPQFAHKFNTYASPTPVVEKGFVYVSFGSPGIACVDTKSGRVVWERRDFICNHFRGAGSSPILHGNLLIHHFDGSDHQFVAALDKRTGKTVWESRRSIDFKDLGPDGKPEAEGDWRKAYSTPHIEMLNGKAQLISQGAKAAYGYDPKTGRELWRIEERTSHSASSRPAVGHGLIFIPSGWSTGQLLAVRPGAKGEVLDVNAADAEQPREGLNLVWRIKRNVPRKPSVTLDGDFLYWIDDGGIAVCVDAKSGQERWRERIGGNYSASPLLAPGRLYFFSEEGKATVIAAQPRFEKLAENSLPDGFMASPAVLGHALILRTKTALYRIEEGARLVSRR, from the coding sequence ATGATTCCCTTCGCGCTGCGCACGCTTGCTCTCTCCTGTCTCCTCGCCGGTTCGGCTCTCGCCGCCGCCGGAGAAAAGCATTGGACACAATTCCGGGGAAATCGCGGGGATGGATCGACTCTCGCCAACGGCTTGCCCCTTCATTGGAGCGATACCAGGAATATCGCCTGGAAAACGCCGGTTCATGGACGCGCCTGGTCCTCACCCGTGATCTACGATCAAACGATCTGGATCACCACCGCGAGTGAGGACGGTCGAGCCCTTTCCCTGTTGTCCGTGAACGGAAAAACAGGAGCGATCGTTTCCGATCGAAAGTTGTTCGACGTCGTCCAGCCGCAGTTCGCCCACAAATTCAACACCTACGCCTCCCCCACGCCGGTGGTGGAAAAAGGCTTCGTCTATGTGAGTTTTGGATCGCCTGGCATCGCCTGCGTGGACACGAAGTCCGGGCGCGTGGTTTGGGAAAGGCGTGATTTCATTTGCAATCACTTTCGTGGGGCGGGCTCTTCCCCCATCTTGCACGGAAACTTGCTGATCCATCATTTCGACGGCAGTGATCATCAATTTGTGGCGGCTTTGGACAAGCGCACCGGGAAGACGGTCTGGGAATCCCGGCGTTCCATCGACTTTAAGGACTTGGGACCTGACGGGAAACCCGAAGCTGAAGGCGATTGGCGCAAAGCCTATTCCACCCCTCATATCGAGATGCTCAACGGCAAAGCACAACTCATCAGTCAAGGCGCCAAAGCCGCTTACGGTTACGATCCGAAGACCGGCCGCGAACTTTGGCGGATCGAGGAACGCACCAGCCACTCCGCCAGCAGCCGTCCCGCCGTCGGACACGGTTTGATTTTCATCCCTTCTGGATGGTCCACCGGTCAGTTGCTTGCCGTGCGACCGGGCGCCAAGGGTGAAGTTCTCGATGTCAACGCCGCGGACGCGGAGCAGCCCCGCGAGGGCTTGAACCTGGTCTGGCGCATCAAACGCAATGTGCCGCGCAAACCTTCCGTCACCCTGGATGGAGACTTTCTCTACTGGATCGACGACGGCGGCATTGCCGTTTGTGTGGATGCCAAGTCCGGCCAGGAACGCTGGCGCGAACGCATTGGCGGAAATTACTCGGCCTCGCCCCTTCTGGCGCCCGGCCGGCTCTATTTCTTCAGTGAAGAAGGCAAGGCCACGGTCATCGCCGCCCAACCCCGTTTCGAAAAACTTGCGGAGAATTCGCTGCCGGACGGCTTCATGGCTTCCCCTGCCGTCCTCGGCCATGCTCTCATTCTGCGAACCAAGACGGCACTCTACCGCATCGAGGAAGGAGCCAGACTCGTTTCAAGGCGCTAA
- a CDS encoding type II/IV secretion system protein — MGYRPIHQVLCEAAQATPEELRGWQRSWSAATQAGSQETLLEFISRERGISDEAMLQKLSAVLGWPYIDLPKTSVPSEVRGKISTKVAFQYGVLPTSAEHGVLRVAVSHPFDPAMINAVQFDAQGPVDFGLAPRVEIEKALKKYYGVGAETLDEIEEDEPIELIGVSDKEITEGDQEASVIKFVNQIIWEAFKDRATDIHFEPAEDELRIRYRIDGILHQTPMPPQLKRYQSAIISRIKVMSGMNIAEKRLPQDGRINVRIKGEEIDIRVSTVPTVYGESVSLRLLTRGKIFFGLDKLGFSGGEETAIRDIIVKPHGIMLVTGPTGSGKSTSLYAFLSTINSVTKRIITIEEPVEYELKGINQIAVRSDIGLTFAVGLRHILRQDPNVIMVGEIRDLETAEIAIRAALTGHLVFSTLHTNDAPSAFTRLIDMGIEPFLVASSVEAVMAQRLVRTICPHCKTEQKVEPDYLMRVGFPPEEMPTAKFYRGTGCDECRLLGYQGRTGIHELLVVTETIRPLIMNRAPATTIANRAIDQGMRSLRHDGWRKVQLGQTTIEEVIRVTQSEEHMASLVDDKS; from the coding sequence ATGGGATACCGTCCAATCCATCAAGTGTTGTGCGAAGCGGCTCAAGCGACTCCCGAAGAGTTGCGAGGATGGCAGCGTTCCTGGTCCGCCGCCACGCAAGCCGGCTCGCAGGAAACCCTGCTTGAGTTCATCAGCCGCGAACGCGGAATCTCCGACGAAGCCATGCTGCAAAAGCTGTCGGCGGTCTTGGGGTGGCCTTATATCGATTTGCCCAAGACCTCCGTGCCGAGCGAAGTACGCGGGAAGATTTCCACCAAAGTCGCGTTCCAATACGGCGTCCTCCCCACCAGTGCCGAACATGGAGTGCTCAGGGTCGCGGTCAGCCACCCCTTCGATCCGGCCATGATCAACGCGGTCCAATTCGACGCCCAAGGTCCCGTCGATTTTGGCCTGGCACCGCGCGTGGAAATCGAAAAAGCCCTCAAGAAATACTACGGCGTCGGCGCCGAAACCCTCGACGAAATCGAAGAAGACGAACCGATCGAACTGATCGGGGTCTCCGACAAAGAAATCACCGAAGGCGACCAGGAAGCCAGCGTCATCAAGTTCGTCAACCAGATCATTTGGGAAGCCTTCAAGGACCGCGCCACCGACATCCATTTCGAACCCGCCGAGGACGAACTCCGCATTCGCTACCGCATCGACGGCATCCTCCATCAAACGCCGATGCCCCCCCAGCTCAAGCGCTACCAATCCGCCATCATCTCCCGCATCAAAGTCATGTCGGGCATGAACATCGCGGAGAAGCGCCTGCCTCAGGACGGACGCATCAACGTCCGGATCAAAGGCGAAGAGATCGATATCCGCGTGTCCACGGTGCCCACCGTCTATGGCGAAAGCGTTTCCCTGCGGCTGCTGACGCGCGGCAAGATTTTCTTCGGTCTCGACAAACTTGGATTTTCGGGCGGCGAGGAAACTGCCATTCGCGACATCATCGTGAAACCGCATGGCATCATGCTGGTAACCGGGCCCACCGGATCCGGCAAATCCACCTCGCTCTACGCGTTCCTCAGCACGATCAACTCCGTGACCAAACGGATCATTACCATCGAGGAACCGGTTGAATACGAACTCAAAGGCATCAACCAGATCGCGGTCCGCTCGGACATCGGGCTCACCTTCGCCGTCGGGTTGCGGCATATTCTCCGCCAGGATCCCAACGTCATCATGGTCGGCGAAATCCGCGATCTCGAAACCGCCGAGATCGCCATTCGCGCCGCGTTGACCGGCCATTTGGTCTTTTCCACGCTGCATACCAATGACGCACCCAGCGCCTTCACCCGGTTGATCGACATGGGGATCGAACCGTTCCTCGTCGCGTCCTCTGTCGAAGCCGTCATGGCCCAACGCCTGGTCCGCACGATCTGTCCCCACTGCAAAACCGAACAAAAAGTGGAACCGGACTATCTCATGCGCGTCGGCTTCCCCCCGGAAGAAATGCCGACCGCGAAGTTTTACCGGGGGACAGGCTGCGACGAATGCCGCCTGCTGGGCTATCAGGGCCGCACCGGCATCCACGAGCTTCTCGTGGTGACCGAGACCATCCGCCCGCTCATCATGAACCGGGCGCCCGCCACCACCATCGCCAACCGCGCCATCGATCAAGGCATGCGCTCTCTCCGTCACGACGGATGGAGGAAGGTGCAACTGGGACAAACCACCATCGAGGAAGTCATCCGCGTCACCCAAAGTGAGGAACACATGGCCTCGCTGGTGGACGACAAAAGCTGA
- a CDS encoding superoxide dismutase, giving the protein MMPHELPALPYAHDALEPHIDKATMEIHHGKHHNAYVTNLNKALTGNAALEAMPIEDLIKNLGSVPDATRGPVRNNGGGHYNHALFWKLMSPGAGGAPSGPLAADLQAAFGSFEAFKEKFEAGGVGRFGSGWVWLIVNKSGKLEIVSTPNQDNPVMDGTGRPILGCDVWEHAYYLKYQNRRPDYLKAFWNVVNWNEVARLYAQAKG; this is encoded by the coding sequence ATTATGCCACACGAACTCCCTGCCCTGCCCTACGCCCACGACGCTCTCGAACCCCATATCGACAAAGCCACCATGGAAATCCATCACGGAAAGCACCACAACGCTTACGTGACCAATCTCAACAAGGCTTTGACGGGCAACGCCGCCCTCGAAGCCATGCCGATCGAGGACTTGATCAAGAACCTGGGCTCCGTGCCTGATGCCACTCGCGGACCGGTCCGCAACAACGGCGGCGGCCACTACAACCACGCCCTGTTCTGGAAACTGATGAGCCCTGGCGCGGGCGGCGCGCCGTCCGGACCGCTGGCCGCGGACCTCCAGGCCGCCTTTGGAAGTTTCGAGGCCTTCAAGGAGAAATTCGAAGCCGGCGGCGTCGGCCGCTTCGGAAGCGGCTGGGTCTGGTTGATCGTCAACAAGTCCGGAAAACTCGAAATCGTCTCCACCCCCAACCAGGATAATCCGGTCATGGACGGTACCGGACGGCCCATCCTTGGCTGCGATGTGTGGGAACACGCCTACTACTTGAAGTACCAGAATCGCCGGCCCGACTATCTCAAGGCGTTCTGGAATGTGGTGAATTGGAACGAAGTGGCCCGTCTCTACGCTCAAGCCAAAGGCTGA
- the rpmB gene encoding 50S ribosomal protein L28, with product MARICELTGKGPVKGSIIWRSGKAKKQGGIGTHVTAITKRRFFPNLQRVKAVVDGEVRYIRVSAKALKQGLVTKPPKRTWKKGESKKA from the coding sequence ATGGCAAGAATTTGCGAATTAACAGGCAAGGGCCCGGTCAAGGGCAGTATTATTTGGCGCAGTGGAAAAGCCAAGAAACAGGGCGGCATTGGCACCCACGTCACCGCCATTACCAAGCGAAGGTTTTTCCCCAACCTGCAACGGGTTAAGGCGGTGGTGGACGGCGAAGTCCGCTACATCCGAGTCAGCGCCAAGGCCTTGAAGCAGGGTTTGGTGACCAAGCCACCCAAGCGCACTTGGAAAAAAGGCGAGTCGAAGAAGGCCTGA
- a CDS encoding DUF4340 domain-containing protein produces MNRKQLILILVVGAVVVGLGALLYRRDTSAWKSSGQSMGQKALGEFPINEVSSIVIQQQTNTLHLVKKGEAWHVKERFEYPANFSEIGDTLRKLWELKTVQAVKVGASQLGRLDLLPPDQGTNSGTLVQLKDASGKTIKSVLLGKKHVKKSGGEASPFGGGGEWPDGRYLLVGEPGQDVAVISDPLNNLEPKAETWIDKEFFKVEKLKSVAVTHTQDTNSWKIHRETEGGELKLADAKPEEKFDATKASAAGNLFSYPSFTDVVSPEAKPETTGLHQPMTATVETFEGFTYQIKIGSKTPEENYHLQVATSASLAGERTPGKDEKPEDKEKLDKEFKEKQDKLKEKLAKEKALANWTYLVSKWNIDAILKNRADFMADKKGDEKKDGGAADSEIDAPIPNINPPPIPLK; encoded by the coding sequence ATGAACCGCAAGCAACTCATCCTCATCCTGGTGGTGGGGGCCGTCGTCGTCGGCCTGGGAGCTCTCCTGTATCGACGCGACACCTCCGCCTGGAAGTCGTCGGGGCAAAGCATGGGCCAAAAAGCCTTGGGCGAGTTCCCCATCAACGAAGTCAGCTCCATCGTGATCCAACAGCAAACCAACACGCTTCACCTCGTCAAGAAGGGCGAGGCGTGGCACGTGAAGGAGCGCTTCGAGTATCCGGCCAACTTCAGTGAAATCGGCGACACCCTCAGAAAACTCTGGGAACTCAAGACGGTCCAAGCCGTCAAAGTGGGAGCCTCCCAGCTTGGGCGGTTGGACCTCCTTCCTCCTGACCAGGGAACCAATTCCGGGACACTGGTCCAATTGAAGGATGCCAGCGGCAAAACGATCAAGTCCGTGTTGCTGGGCAAGAAGCACGTGAAGAAATCCGGCGGCGAGGCATCTCCTTTTGGCGGAGGCGGGGAATGGCCGGACGGCCGTTACCTGCTCGTGGGCGAACCAGGGCAGGACGTGGCGGTCATTTCTGATCCGTTGAACAACCTGGAACCCAAGGCCGAGACGTGGATCGACAAAGAATTCTTCAAAGTTGAAAAACTGAAGAGCGTCGCGGTCACTCACACCCAGGACACGAACTCGTGGAAAATCCATCGGGAGACCGAGGGCGGGGAATTGAAGCTGGCGGACGCCAAGCCGGAGGAGAAATTTGACGCGACGAAAGCTTCTGCGGCTGGGAACTTGTTCTCCTATCCAAGTTTCACCGACGTGGTTTCGCCCGAGGCGAAGCCGGAAACGACCGGACTTCATCAGCCGATGACCGCGACCGTTGAAACGTTTGAGGGTTTTACTTATCAAATCAAAATCGGATCGAAGACGCCGGAAGAGAACTACCATCTGCAAGTGGCGACGAGTGCCTCGCTGGCTGGAGAACGCACCCCCGGCAAGGATGAGAAGCCGGAGGACAAGGAAAAGCTCGACAAGGAATTCAAGGAAAAGCAAGACAAGCTGAAGGAGAAATTGGCGAAAGAGAAAGCCCTGGCAAACTGGACCTATTTGGTGTCGAAGTGGAACATCGATGCGATCCTCAAGAATCGCGCCGATTTCATGGCCGACAAGAAGGGCGACGAGAAGAAGGACGGTGGGGCAGCCGACAGTGAGATTGATGCTCCGATTCCCAACATCAACCCACCTCCCATTCCGTTGAAGTAG